One segment of Carya illinoinensis cultivar Pawnee chromosome 13, C.illinoinensisPawnee_v1, whole genome shotgun sequence DNA contains the following:
- the LOC122292944 gene encoding vacuolar cation/proton exchanger 3-like isoform X2, with translation MDLQPDESTLNSMENGEPKGSIMNKELIMISDGRSAQNVSSSILRKKSDPALVSKIRFKMLRQMLANLQEVVLGTKLAVLFPAIPLAVVADFYNFGRPWIFALSLLGLAPLAERVSFLTEQIAYFTGPTVGGLLNATCGNATELIIALFALHQNKIHVVKYSLLGSILSNLLLVLGTSLLCGGLANIRKEQRYDRKQADVNSLLLLLGLLCHLLPLMLKYAGGIGNSTALYTLQLSRASSIIMLIAYITYIFFQLKTHRELFDSQEEEEEEEEETAVIGFWSAFAWLVGMTIIIAVLSEYVVGTIEAASDSWGISVSFISIILLPIVGNAAEHAGSIIFAFKNKLDISLGVALGSATQISMFVVPLSVIVAWIMGIRMDLDFSLLETGCLAFSIIVTAFTLQDGTSHYMKGVVLFLCYLVIGACFFVDSIPLNETTGNLGVKKSSGALTA, from the exons ATGGATTTGCAACCTGATGAGTCGACCTTGAACAGCATGGAGAATGGAGAACCGAAGGGCTCGATCATGAACAAGGAGCTCATCATGATCAGCGACGGGAGGTCAGCACAGAACGTTTCGTCCTCCATTTTACGCAAGAAGTCGGATCCGGCGCTTGTATCGAAAATTAGGTTCAAAATGCTTAGACAGATGTTGGCAAATTTGCAAGAGGTGGTCCTCGGCACCAAGCTTGCGGTGCTCTTCCCTGCCATTCCTCTGGCAGTCGTTGCAGATTTCTATAACTTTGGCCGA CCATGGATATTTGCTTTGAGCTTGCTTGGACTCGCCCCGCTTGCTGAACGTGTCAGCTTCCTCACtga GCAAATTGCATACTTCACTGGCCCAACGG TTGGAGGGCTTCTGAATGCAACATGTGGGAATGCAACAGAGCTAATAATTGCATTATTTGCACTTcaccaaaataaaatacatgttgTAAAGTACTCCCTCTTGGGTTCCATCCTTTCAAaccttcttcttgttcttgggACCTCCCTCCTCTGTGGAGGCTTGGCAAACATTAGAAAGGAACAAAGATATGACAGA AAACAGGCTGATGTAAACTCTCTCCTTCTGTTGCTTGGATTGTTGTGCCACCTGCTGCCATTGATGCTCAAATATGCCGGAGGGATAGGAAATTCCACAGCTCTCTATACCCTTCAGCTGTCAAGAGCAAGCAGCATTATCATGCTCATAGCGTATATTACATACATCTTCTTCCAGTTAAAAACCCATCGGGAATTGTTTGATTCACAAGAG gaggaggaggaggaagaagaagaaacggcAGTGATAGGATTTTGGAGTGCGTTTGCTTGGCTGGTTGGCATGACAATTATCATAGCTGTGCTATCCGAGTATGTTGTGGGAACCATCGAG GCTGCATCAGATTCTTGGGGAATCTCTGTTAGCTTTATCAGCATAATTTTGCTACCAATCGTTGGAAATGCAGCAGAGCATGCTGGATCAATCATATTTGCATTCAAGAACAAGTtg GATATATCTCTGGGTGTGGCTTTGGGATCTGCAACTCAAATTTCCATGTTTGTG GTTCCTTTAAGCGTAATTGTTGCTTGGATAATGGGTATCCGCATGGATCTAGATTTCAGTCTCCTTGAAACCGGTTGTCTTGCTTTCTCGATAATTGTCACAGCCTTCACTCTACAG gATGGAACTTCCCATTACATGAAAGGAGTAGTCCTTTTCCTATGCTACCTTGTTATCGGTGCTTGTTTTTTTGTTGATAGCATACCACTGA ATGAAACAACTGGCAATTTAGGAGTCAAAAAATCCTCTGGAGCCTTGACTGCATGA
- the LOC122292785 gene encoding (S)-8-oxocitronellyl enol synthase CYC2 has protein sequence MAAEESGSTEAAMNHVAIIFGVTGLAGKELARRLILKPNWKVYGIARNPEIVPYIENPNFQFISCNLLNPLETQQKLSLLHDVTHIFWITWASQFPLDSQECCEQNKGMISNALNAILPTAKALKHVSLQTGMKHYISLQGPFDMKVRYYNEECPRVSTIQNFYYVLEDFLEEKLAGKVAWSVHRPGLLIGSSKRSLYNFMGSLCVYGAICKHLNLPFVFGGSKESWEENCIDGSDARLVAEQHIWAATNDATYSMDGEAFNAINGPSFTWKEIWPALAKKLGVEVPEDMFLEEFRFSTGMADKKNVWEEIVKKEGLVQTEMEDLANWEFLDILFRCPFKLLGARDKADRLGFTVRYKTLNSIMYWIDFMREEKLIP, from the coding sequence ATGGCAGCTGAAGAATCTGGCAGCACTGAGGCTGCCATGAACCATGTGGCAATCATCTTTGGGGTGACGGGGCTAGCAGGGAAAGAGCTTGCAAGAAGGCTTATCTTGAAACCCAATTGGAAGGTTTATGGTATAGCTCGAAACCCTGAGATCGTACCCTATATAGAGAATCCCAactttcaattcatttcatgtAATTTACTGAACCCCTTGGAAACCCAGCAGAAACTCTCTTTGTTGCATGATGTTACCCATATTTTCTGGATCACTTGGGCAAGCCAGTTTCCCTTGGATAGCCAAGAGTGTTGCGAGCAGAACAAGGGTATGATCTCCAACGCCTTGAATGCCATTCTCCCCACAGCAAAGGCATTGAAACATGTGTCACTCCAGACGGGCATGAAGCACTACATCTCATTGCAAGGCCCTTTTGACATGAAAGTTCGTTACTACAATGAAGAATGCCCGAGAGTGAGCACAATCCAGAACTTTTACTATGTTCTAGAAGACTTCCTCGAGGAGAAGTTGGCGGGTAAAGTGGCTTGGTCTGTGCACCGGCCTGGTTTGCTAATTGGCAGTTCCAAAAGGAGCCTgtataatttcatggggagttTATGTGTGTATGGAGCCATTTGTAAACATCTGAATCTACCTTTTGTGTTTGGAGGATCAAAGGAGTCTTGGGAAGAGAATTGCATTGATGGCTCAGATGCTCGGTTGGTGGCTGAACAGCACATTTGGGCAGCCACCAATGATGCAACATATTCCATGGATGGCGAAGCTTTTAATGCAATAAATGGCCCAAGTTTCACATGGAAGGAGATCTGGCCTGCTCTTGCAAAGAAGCTTGGTGTAGAAGTGCCTGAAGACATGTTTTTGGAGGAGTTTCGGTTCTCAACAGGCATGGCTGACAAGAAAAATGTCTGGGAGGAGATTGTGAAAAAGGAAGGACTGGTTCAAACAGAGATGGAAGATTTGGCAAATTGGGAATTCCTGGACATCTTGTTCCGATGCCCATTCAAACTGTTGGGGGCTCGAGACAAAGCTGATCGGCTTGGTTTTACAGTAAGGTACAAGACATTGAATTCAATCATGTATTGGATTGATTTCATGAGGGAAGAGAAACTCATTCCTTGA
- the LOC122292944 gene encoding vacuolar cation/proton exchanger 3-like isoform X1 translates to MDLQPDESTLNSMENGEPKGSIMNKELIMISDGRSAQNVSSSILRKKSDPALVSKIRFKMLRQMLANLQEVVLGTKLAVLFPAIPLAVVADFYNFGRPWIFALSLLGLAPLAERVSFLTEQIAYFTGPTVGGLLNATCGNATELIIALFALHQNKIHVVKYSLLGSILSNLLLVLGTSLLCGGLANIRKEQRYDRKQADVNSLLLLLGLLCHLLPLMLKYAGGIGNSTALYTLQLSRASSIIMLIAYITYIFFQLKTHRELFDSQEEEEEEEEETAVIGFWSAFAWLVGMTIIIAVLSEYVVGTIEAASDSWGISVSFISIILLPIVGNAAEHAGSIIFAFKNKLDISLGVALGSATQISMFVVPLSVIVAWIMGIRMDLDFSLLETGCLAFSIIVTAFTLQDGTSHYMKGVVLFLCYLVIGACFFVDSIPLIDETTGNLGVKKSSGALTA, encoded by the exons ATGGATTTGCAACCTGATGAGTCGACCTTGAACAGCATGGAGAATGGAGAACCGAAGGGCTCGATCATGAACAAGGAGCTCATCATGATCAGCGACGGGAGGTCAGCACAGAACGTTTCGTCCTCCATTTTACGCAAGAAGTCGGATCCGGCGCTTGTATCGAAAATTAGGTTCAAAATGCTTAGACAGATGTTGGCAAATTTGCAAGAGGTGGTCCTCGGCACCAAGCTTGCGGTGCTCTTCCCTGCCATTCCTCTGGCAGTCGTTGCAGATTTCTATAACTTTGGCCGA CCATGGATATTTGCTTTGAGCTTGCTTGGACTCGCCCCGCTTGCTGAACGTGTCAGCTTCCTCACtga GCAAATTGCATACTTCACTGGCCCAACGG TTGGAGGGCTTCTGAATGCAACATGTGGGAATGCAACAGAGCTAATAATTGCATTATTTGCACTTcaccaaaataaaatacatgttgTAAAGTACTCCCTCTTGGGTTCCATCCTTTCAAaccttcttcttgttcttgggACCTCCCTCCTCTGTGGAGGCTTGGCAAACATTAGAAAGGAACAAAGATATGACAGA AAACAGGCTGATGTAAACTCTCTCCTTCTGTTGCTTGGATTGTTGTGCCACCTGCTGCCATTGATGCTCAAATATGCCGGAGGGATAGGAAATTCCACAGCTCTCTATACCCTTCAGCTGTCAAGAGCAAGCAGCATTATCATGCTCATAGCGTATATTACATACATCTTCTTCCAGTTAAAAACCCATCGGGAATTGTTTGATTCACAAGAG gaggaggaggaggaagaagaagaaacggcAGTGATAGGATTTTGGAGTGCGTTTGCTTGGCTGGTTGGCATGACAATTATCATAGCTGTGCTATCCGAGTATGTTGTGGGAACCATCGAG GCTGCATCAGATTCTTGGGGAATCTCTGTTAGCTTTATCAGCATAATTTTGCTACCAATCGTTGGAAATGCAGCAGAGCATGCTGGATCAATCATATTTGCATTCAAGAACAAGTtg GATATATCTCTGGGTGTGGCTTTGGGATCTGCAACTCAAATTTCCATGTTTGTG GTTCCTTTAAGCGTAATTGTTGCTTGGATAATGGGTATCCGCATGGATCTAGATTTCAGTCTCCTTGAAACCGGTTGTCTTGCTTTCTCGATAATTGTCACAGCCTTCACTCTACAG gATGGAACTTCCCATTACATGAAAGGAGTAGTCCTTTTCCTATGCTACCTTGTTATCGGTGCTTGTTTTTTTGTTGATAGCATACCACTGA tAGATGAAACAACTGGCAATTTAGGAGTCAAAAAATCCTCTGGAGCCTTGACTGCATGA
- the LOC122292944 gene encoding vacuolar cation/proton exchanger 3-like isoform X3 encodes MDLQPDESTLNSMENGEPKGSIMNKELIMISDGRSAQNVSSSILRKKSDPALVSKIRFKMLRQMLANLQEVVLGTKLAVLFPAIPLAVVADFYNFGRPWIFALSLLGLAPLAERVSFLTEQIAYFTGPTVGGLLNATCGNATELIIALFALHQNKIHVVKYSLLGSILSNLLLVLGTSLLCGGLANIRKEQRYDRKQADVNSLLLLLGLLCHLLPLMLKYAGGIGNSTALYTLQLSRASSIIMLIAYITYIFFQLKTHRELFDSQEEEEEEEETAVIGFWSAFAWLVGMTIIIAVLSEYVVGTIEAASDSWGISVSFISIILLPIVGNAAEHAGSIIFAFKNKLDISLGVALGSATQISMFVVPLSVIVAWIMGIRMDLDFSLLETGCLAFSIIVTAFTLQDGTSHYMKGVVLFLCYLVIGACFFVDSIPLIDETTGNLGVKKSSGALTA; translated from the exons ATGGATTTGCAACCTGATGAGTCGACCTTGAACAGCATGGAGAATGGAGAACCGAAGGGCTCGATCATGAACAAGGAGCTCATCATGATCAGCGACGGGAGGTCAGCACAGAACGTTTCGTCCTCCATTTTACGCAAGAAGTCGGATCCGGCGCTTGTATCGAAAATTAGGTTCAAAATGCTTAGACAGATGTTGGCAAATTTGCAAGAGGTGGTCCTCGGCACCAAGCTTGCGGTGCTCTTCCCTGCCATTCCTCTGGCAGTCGTTGCAGATTTCTATAACTTTGGCCGA CCATGGATATTTGCTTTGAGCTTGCTTGGACTCGCCCCGCTTGCTGAACGTGTCAGCTTCCTCACtga GCAAATTGCATACTTCACTGGCCCAACGG TTGGAGGGCTTCTGAATGCAACATGTGGGAATGCAACAGAGCTAATAATTGCATTATTTGCACTTcaccaaaataaaatacatgttgTAAAGTACTCCCTCTTGGGTTCCATCCTTTCAAaccttcttcttgttcttgggACCTCCCTCCTCTGTGGAGGCTTGGCAAACATTAGAAAGGAACAAAGATATGACAGA AAACAGGCTGATGTAAACTCTCTCCTTCTGTTGCTTGGATTGTTGTGCCACCTGCTGCCATTGATGCTCAAATATGCCGGAGGGATAGGAAATTCCACAGCTCTCTATACCCTTCAGCTGTCAAGAGCAAGCAGCATTATCATGCTCATAGCGTATATTACATACATCTTCTTCCAGTTAAAAACCCATCGGGAATTGTTTGATTCACAAGAG gaggaggaggaagaagaagaaacggcAGTGATAGGATTTTGGAGTGCGTTTGCTTGGCTGGTTGGCATGACAATTATCATAGCTGTGCTATCCGAGTATGTTGTGGGAACCATCGAG GCTGCATCAGATTCTTGGGGAATCTCTGTTAGCTTTATCAGCATAATTTTGCTACCAATCGTTGGAAATGCAGCAGAGCATGCTGGATCAATCATATTTGCATTCAAGAACAAGTtg GATATATCTCTGGGTGTGGCTTTGGGATCTGCAACTCAAATTTCCATGTTTGTG GTTCCTTTAAGCGTAATTGTTGCTTGGATAATGGGTATCCGCATGGATCTAGATTTCAGTCTCCTTGAAACCGGTTGTCTTGCTTTCTCGATAATTGTCACAGCCTTCACTCTACAG gATGGAACTTCCCATTACATGAAAGGAGTAGTCCTTTTCCTATGCTACCTTGTTATCGGTGCTTGTTTTTTTGTTGATAGCATACCACTGA tAGATGAAACAACTGGCAATTTAGGAGTCAAAAAATCCTCTGGAGCCTTGACTGCATGA